In a single window of the Subtercola sp. PAMC28395 genome:
- a CDS encoding alpha/beta hydrolase: MPTFNDEHGVTITYYEWLIANPRAIIQISHGLGEYAERYDQVARELNAAGYSVYANDHRGHGQTGLDQYGGDHTRLGHLGAGGLRATIAGIRQFTEIIRAKHPGMPIVLLAQSWGSLMVQKLLNASSAGYAGAVLVGTAYRMPGSMDGGDLSRRHRPPGGGGTGYEWLSRDVAVQTKAAADDLMFEAKVLKLFGLADGLRLFGRPAKSFATDIPILILAGTDDILGGERSVQKLADAYRKAQLHDVTVKLYPDARHEVLRETNRDEVIGDLIAWLDQRLVVPTTR; this comes from the coding sequence GTGCCAACCTTCAACGACGAACACGGCGTCACCATCACGTACTACGAATGGCTGATCGCGAACCCTCGCGCGATCATCCAGATCTCACACGGCCTCGGCGAGTACGCCGAGCGCTACGACCAGGTCGCGCGCGAGCTTAATGCGGCCGGCTACTCGGTCTACGCCAACGACCACCGCGGTCACGGCCAGACCGGTCTCGACCAGTACGGTGGCGACCACACCCGGCTCGGCCACCTCGGAGCCGGGGGCCTGCGTGCCACGATCGCGGGCATCCGGCAGTTCACCGAGATCATCAGGGCGAAGCACCCCGGCATGCCGATCGTGCTGCTGGCCCAGAGCTGGGGCTCGCTCATGGTGCAGAAGCTCCTCAACGCCTCGTCTGCCGGGTACGCGGGTGCTGTTCTGGTGGGTACGGCCTACCGGATGCCCGGCTCGATGGATGGCGGAGACCTCAGCCGACGCCACCGCCCACCCGGCGGCGGGGGCACCGGTTACGAATGGCTGAGCCGCGACGTGGCCGTACAGACGAAAGCCGCTGCAGACGATCTCATGTTCGAGGCGAAGGTTCTCAAGCTGTTCGGGCTGGCAGACGGGTTACGACTCTTTGGCCGCCCGGCCAAGAGCTTTGCCACCGACATCCCGATCCTCATCCTGGCCGGCACCGACGACATCCTCGGTGGAGAGCGCAGTGTGCAGAAGCTGGCTGATGCGTACCGCAAGGCCCAGTTGCACGACGTGACCGTGAAGCTGTATCCGGATGCCCGGCACGAGGTCCTGCGCGAGACGAACCGCGACGAGGTGATCGGCGACCTGATCGCGTGGCTCGACCAGCGCCTGGTGGTGCCGACCACCCGCTGA
- a CDS encoding Ig-like domain-containing protein, with the protein MSSPVSSDGLGAHQTPGRRRRRRRLLIAALSALTLVSGLVVIPATTASALSIDCAYTPGLGDYAARNGIDCEVGTSGGFISTAGPGGFSSAFMPGGAVAPGMMSSYCVNEAPSMPEELYARGTVTTESYSYANGTASTYYYRDGKFFAQRDIFDLHGDGDTGGRDTITIRDFSLGNGLMVKWQLDCLNRTGWLQSVIDTNNVDVDEYVVGPSPTATPIPTPTTTPPTHSSELPVSSASLTPVAGGTNEFTYSVELKNTHAFARPMSLEVDESTFTVTKVSAMPPGGSCPSASGLALRCVVDPMAANSSGVFTFLVTAKPTAGSSADLVSIASVHGLIGAHAVGASYNLSHARVSPFNGSMETTSFISPGHAPAAGADVTYGVTLRATSAGSPTVKLSVNGLANASEASVPAGWVRSGSLDGTTITYKGSFMNVGDIRSLSLHFRLSGTSNTASVLSSVNDAPAKTDTVTIQPDSPVCTGSAVVQNRTAQVQLDALSCSVAAGSRLSDVYHPEAHGQLTVKPSGALFYRARDAIFSGDDTAYVVAIDSAGRASAPTAIPVKIAPPATAVADEFRVTSGGSLNVAGAGTGLTANDVFPAGREGWLVEAGNPPANGDVQVNADGSIRYTPHAGFRGDDTFRYRLGGPQGAHSDPVTVTVHVQ; encoded by the coding sequence GTGTCGTCACCTGTCAGCAGCGATGGCCTGGGGGCTCACCAAACACCGGGCCGGAGGCGGCGCAGGCGACGACTTCTTATTGCGGCACTGTCGGCACTTACCCTCGTCAGCGGGTTGGTGGTGATTCCGGCGACCACGGCCTCTGCCCTCTCGATCGACTGTGCATACACACCAGGTCTAGGCGACTACGCGGCACGCAACGGTATCGACTGCGAGGTGGGCACCAGCGGGGGGTTCATCAGCACGGCCGGCCCCGGCGGATTCAGCAGTGCCTTCATGCCTGGAGGTGCCGTTGCGCCGGGCATGATGTCGTCGTACTGCGTCAATGAAGCCCCCTCGATGCCCGAGGAGCTCTACGCCAGAGGCACGGTCACGACAGAGTCATACTCCTACGCCAACGGAACAGCCTCGACGTATTACTACCGTGACGGCAAGTTCTTCGCCCAGCGGGATATCTTCGACCTGCACGGCGATGGTGACACGGGCGGCCGCGACACCATCACGATCAGGGACTTCTCCCTCGGCAACGGGCTCATGGTCAAGTGGCAGCTTGACTGCCTGAACCGCACAGGATGGCTTCAATCGGTCATCGACACCAACAATGTCGACGTCGATGAGTATGTCGTCGGTCCTTCGCCGACAGCTACTCCCATTCCCACCCCTACGACCACCCCGCCAACACATTCGAGCGAACTGCCCGTCTCCAGCGCCAGCCTCACTCCGGTCGCAGGGGGAACGAACGAGTTCACGTACAGCGTGGAGCTCAAGAACACCCACGCTTTCGCGCGACCAATGAGTCTCGAAGTCGACGAGTCGACCTTCACCGTGACAAAAGTCTCAGCGATGCCACCCGGTGGCTCCTGCCCGAGCGCGAGTGGGCTCGCACTGCGCTGCGTGGTCGACCCCATGGCAGCCAACTCATCGGGAGTCTTCACCTTTCTCGTCACAGCGAAACCGACCGCGGGTTCGTCGGCCGACCTGGTCTCGATAGCCTCCGTGCACGGCCTCATCGGCGCCCATGCTGTGGGAGCAAGCTACAACCTCTCCCACGCACGGGTTTCGCCGTTCAACGGGTCGATGGAGACGACGAGCTTCATCTCGCCAGGGCACGCGCCTGCAGCGGGTGCCGACGTGACCTACGGCGTGACTCTGCGAGCGACATCTGCGGGCTCGCCGACGGTGAAACTCAGCGTGAATGGACTGGCAAACGCATCGGAGGCATCCGTTCCCGCGGGTTGGGTACGGTCTGGTTCGCTCGACGGCACGACGATCACCTACAAGGGATCGTTCATGAACGTGGGCGACATCAGGTCACTCTCACTTCACTTCAGACTCTCGGGGACGAGCAACACCGCGAGTGTTCTGTCTTCGGTGAATGATGCACCGGCAAAGACCGACACCGTGACGATCCAGCCGGATTCCCCGGTGTGCACGGGCAGCGCCGTCGTGCAGAACCGTACGGCACAGGTGCAGCTCGATGCACTCTCGTGTTCCGTTGCGGCCGGTTCGCGACTCAGCGATGTGTACCACCCCGAGGCCCACGGGCAACTCACGGTCAAACCCAGCGGCGCACTGTTCTACCGAGCCAGAGACGCCATCTTCAGCGGTGATGACACGGCCTACGTGGTTGCCATTGATTCGGCGGGCCGTGCGAGTGCGCCCACCGCGATTCCTGTGAAAATCGCACCCCCGGCCACCGCAGTCGCCGACGAATTCAGGGTGACCAGCGGCGGCTCCTTGAACGTTGCTGGTGCAGGCACCGGGTTGACGGCGAACGATGTGTTCCCTGCCGGGCGCGAGGGCTGGCTGGTCGAGGCAGGCAACCCGCCCGCAAACGGCGACGTGCAGGTGAATGCCGATGGGAGCATCCGGTACACACCGCACGCGGGGTTCCGTGGCGACGATACCTTCCGCTACCGCCTCGGAGGGCCGCAGGGAGCACACAGTGATCCGGTGACTGTGACCGTGCACGTGCAGTAG
- a CDS encoding transglutaminase family protein, whose protein sequence is MTRLRIKHTTGYRYEGEVQASYNEARMLPVSSDGQFVLFSNLDITPLSSNHTYVDYWGTRVSSFEVLTGHKELALTANSLIEVRPREHPPHDLSWEGLAEASAKVTSTVEQIKQTRLTEPPAEVAALAADIAARFDNPCDAAFEICSEIGRQVDYMTGVTGVHTNAREAWVEKKGVCQDITHIALGALRSVGIPARYVSGYLHPKPSAPIGETVTGESHAWVEWFCGEWRGFDPTNSIDIGDRHVTVGRGRDYNDVAPLRGVYAGPFGSRLFVSVEITREA, encoded by the coding sequence ATGACCCGCCTACGCATCAAACACACCACCGGCTACCGCTACGAGGGCGAAGTCCAGGCCTCCTACAACGAGGCACGGATGCTCCCTGTGAGCTCCGACGGCCAGTTCGTGCTGTTCTCCAACCTCGACATCACGCCTTTGTCGTCGAACCACACCTACGTCGACTACTGGGGAACCAGGGTCAGCTCGTTCGAGGTGCTGACGGGTCACAAGGAGTTGGCACTCACGGCGAACTCGTTGATCGAGGTACGTCCCCGCGAGCATCCGCCGCATGATCTCAGTTGGGAGGGGCTCGCTGAGGCCTCGGCGAAGGTCACGTCGACCGTCGAGCAGATCAAGCAGACCCGTCTCACCGAACCGCCGGCCGAGGTTGCCGCCCTCGCTGCTGACATCGCTGCCCGCTTCGACAACCCCTGCGACGCTGCTTTCGAGATCTGCAGTGAGATCGGGCGCCAGGTCGACTACATGACCGGCGTCACCGGCGTGCACACGAATGCGCGCGAAGCCTGGGTCGAGAAGAAGGGTGTCTGCCAGGACATCACCCACATCGCCCTCGGCGCCCTGCGCTCCGTCGGAATTCCGGCACGCTACGTCTCGGGCTACCTGCACCCGAAGCCGTCTGCGCCGATCGGTGAGACCGTCACCGGGGAATCGCACGCCTGGGTCGAGTGGTTCTGCGGGGAGTGGCGCGGGTTCGACCCGACGAACTCCATCGACATCGGCGACCGCCACGTCACCGTGGGTCGCGGCCGTGACTACAACGACGTCGCTCCGCTTCGCGGTGTCTACGCCGGCCCGTTCGGTTCGCGCCTGTTCGTCTCGGTGGAGATCACCCGGGAGGCCTGA
- a CDS encoding alpha-E domain-containing protein: protein MLSRIAESLFWIGRYIERSDGTARILDVHLQLLLEDPWIEENLACRSLLAVMGSEIPPDDHELTRADVLAILAVDRTQPASIAYSLGAARENARRAREIVSTELWECLNTTRARMPRKIAVEKTHEFFAWVRERSALAVGIQESAASRDEAWHFFTLGRSLERADMTARLLATRSLTEASGPSWTTILRSCGAYESYLRTYRGVPSARNAAEFLLLDRLFPRSILFSVTRAEQSLRDIEPRNTRLAVTDQAQRLLGQIRSQLEYRPIMDILHDLPHHMDLVQEATSEASEAIRQRYFPTNAAPSWVGEKV from the coding sequence ATGCTGAGCCGAATCGCCGAGTCCCTGTTCTGGATCGGCCGCTACATCGAGCGCAGTGACGGCACCGCGCGCATCCTCGACGTGCACCTCCAGTTGCTGCTCGAAGACCCGTGGATCGAGGAGAACCTCGCCTGCCGGTCGCTCCTCGCGGTCATGGGCAGTGAGATCCCACCGGACGATCACGAATTGACTCGTGCCGACGTGCTGGCGATCCTCGCTGTCGACCGCACGCAGCCCGCGTCGATCGCCTACTCGCTCGGCGCCGCCCGCGAGAACGCTCGCCGTGCCCGCGAGATCGTCTCGACAGAGTTGTGGGAGTGCCTCAACACCACCCGCGCCCGCATGCCGCGCAAGATCGCGGTCGAGAAGACACACGAGTTCTTCGCCTGGGTGCGTGAGCGCTCGGCGCTCGCCGTCGGCATCCAGGAGTCAGCGGCCAGCCGCGACGAAGCCTGGCACTTCTTCACCCTCGGCCGCAGCCTCGAACGCGCAGACATGACGGCCCGCCTGCTCGCCACCCGCAGCCTCACCGAGGCCAGCGGCCCGTCGTGGACCACGATTCTCCGCTCCTGCGGTGCCTACGAGTCGTACCTGCGCACCTACCGCGGCGTTCCGAGCGCGCGCAATGCCGCCGAGTTCCTTCTGCTCGACCGGCTCTTCCCCCGATCGATCCTCTTCTCGGTCACCCGAGCTGAGCAGAGCCTTCGCGACATCGAACCCCGAAACACCCGGCTCGCCGTCACCGACCAGGCCCAGCGCCTGCTCGGCCAGATCCGCAGCCAACTGGAGTACCGACCGATCATGGACATTCTGCACGACCTGCCTCACCACATGGACCTGGTGCAAGAAGCGACGAGTGAGGCGTCCGAGGCTATCCGCCAGCGGTACTTCCCCACCAACGCCGCACCGAGCTGGGTGGGTGAGAAAGTATGA